From Danio aesculapii chromosome 18, fDanAes4.1, whole genome shotgun sequence, a single genomic window includes:
- the mbtps1 gene encoding membrane-bound transcription factor site-1 protease, whose product MIVRLCLLLAFLGAGFPLVGTEKDSGPFLTPFPPPPLNADAHLSPNCSQLTLKLDFSTQVVKHEYIVAFNGYFTAKARSDFISSALRDVDAVKWRIVRRDNPASDYPSDFEVVEIKQDTRNSLLTLQDHPYIKRVTPQRMVLRSLKFTDSGTDGASPCNDTRWVQKWQSWQSSRPLRRTSLSLSSGFWHATGRHSSRRLLRAIPRHVAQILQADVLWQMGHTGSGVKVAVFDTGLSERHPHFKNVKERTNWTNEKTLDDGLGHGTFVAGVIASMRECQGFAPDSELHIFRVFTNNQVSYTSWFLDAFNYAILKKIDVLNLSIGGPDFMDHPFVDKVWELTANKVIMVSAIGNDGPLYGTLNNPADQMDVIGVGGIDFEDNIARFSSRGMTTWELPGGYGRVKPDIVTYGSGVRGSGLKEGCRSLSGTSVASPVVAGAVTLLASTVLNRELVNPASMKQALIASARRLPGVNMFEQGHGKLDLLRAYQILNSYKPQASLSPSYIDLTECPYMWPYCSQPIYYGGMPTIVNVTILNGMGVTGRIVEKPIWQPYLPQNGDYVDVAVSYSPVLWPWAGYLAVSISVAKKAASWEGIAQGHVMVTVASPAENDSAIGGEMTSTVKLPVKVKIVPTPPRSKRILWDQYHNLRYPPGYFPRDNLRMKNDPLDWNGDHIHTNFRDMYQHLRSMGYFVEVLGAPITCFDASQYGTLLMVDSEEEYFPEEITKLRRDIDNGLSLIIFSDWYNTSVMRKVKFYDENTRQWWMPDTGGANVPALNDLISVWGMAFSDGLYEGDFTLADHDMYYASGCSIARFPEDGIVIAQTLKDQGLEVLKQETAVVENVPVLGLYQTPSDGGGRIALYGDSNCIDDSHRQKDCFWLLDALLQYTSYSMTPPSLTHSKNRMVPPTGIERPLPQRLEGNHLYRYSKVLEAHLGDPKPRPLPACPHLSWAKPQPLNETAPSNLWKHQKLLSVDMDKVVLPNVRPYRPQVRPLSPGESGAWDIPGGIMPGRYNQEVGQTIPMFAFLGAMVVLSFFVVQLTKAKSKPKRRKPRVKRPLYLQQQQQQTPHSGKNPTV is encoded by the exons ATGATCGTACGGCTGTGCTTGCTTTTGGCCTTTTTAGGGGCTGGATTTCCTCTGGTGGGCACAGAAAAAGACAGTGGACCATTTTTAACCccttttcctcctcctcctctaaatGCTGATGCACACTTAAGCCCAAACTGCTCACAGCTCACGCTAAAACTGGACTTCTCAACCCAAGTGGTCAAGCATG AGTACATCGTTGCATTTAATGGATACTTCACAGCTAAAGCACGCAGTGATTTCATCAGCAGCGCCCTGCGGGATGTAGATGCGGTGAAATGGCGCATCGTACGGCGGGACAATCCTGCCAGCGATTaccccagtgattttgaggtggTGGAGATCAAGCAGGACACCCGCAACAGCCTGCTCACCCTCCAGGACCACCCCTATATCAAACGTGTGACGCCCCAGCGCATGGTCCTCCGCAGTCTCAAATTCACAGACT CTGGCACTGATGGGGCATCCCCATGCAATGACACACGCTGGGTGCAGAAGTGGCAGTCGTGGCAGTCATCAAGGCCACTCAGGAGGACTAGTCTGTCTCTGAGCTCTGGTTTCTGGCACGCCACAGGAAGACACTCCAGTCGGCGTCTCCTGCGGGCCATCCCTAGACATGTCGCCCAGATACTGCAAGCAGATGTGCTCTGGCAGATGGGACACACTG GCTCCGGAGTGAAGGTAGCAGTATTTGACACTGGTCTGAGTGAGAGGCATCCtcactttaaaaatgttaaagaaagAACCAACTGGACCAACGAGAAAACGCTGGATGATG GGTTGGGTCATGGCACATTTGTTGCTGGAGTGATTGCCAGTATGAGAGAGTGTCAGGGCTTCGCTCCTGATTCTGAGCTACATATCTTCAGAGTTTTCACTAATAATCAG gtTTCATACACCTCCTGGTTCTTGGATGCCTTTAACTATGCTATCCTGAAGAAGATAGACGTTTTAAATCTCAGCATAGGGGGACCAGATTTTATGGACCATCCTTTCGTTGATAAG GTTTGGGAGCTCACAGCCAACAAGGTGATTATGGTGTCTGCTATTGGCAATGATGGCCCACTTTATGG aactctaaacaATCCAGCTGATCAGATGGATGTTATAGGTGTTGGAGGGATTGATTTTGAGGACAACATTGCCAGGTTTTCATCCAGGGGCATGACAACATGG GAGCTGCCGGGGGGCTATGGCAGGGTGAAGCCTGACATTGTGACGTACGGCTCTGGTGTGCGCGGTTCGGGATTGAAAGAGGGCTGTCGATCTCTCTCTGGCACTAGTGTTGCATCACCTGTAGTAGCAGGAGCTGTCACACTGCTGGCCAG CACTGTGTTGAACAGAGAGTTGGTGAATCCGGCCAGTATGAAGCAGGCCCTGATCGCCTCGGCTCGCAGGCTCCCTGGCGTCAACATGTTTGAGCAGGGCCATGGCAAACTCGATTTACTCAGAGCCTATCAGATCCTTAACAGCTACAAGCCGCAAGCCAG CCTGAGTCCAAGCTACATCGATCTGACCGAATGCCCGTACATGTGGCCCTACTGCTCTCAGCCCATTTACTACGGAGGCATGCCAACAATTGTCAACGTGACCATTCTTAATGGTATGGGCGTGACAGGACGGATTGTAGAGAAG CCCATCTGGCAGCCCTATCTCCCTCAGAATGGAGATTATGTGGACGTGGCGGTGTCTTACTCGCCTGTGCTCTGGCCCTGGGCCGGATACCTGGCAGTTTCTATATCTGTGGCCAAAAAAGCAGCATCTTGGGAAGGCATCGCTCAGGGTCATGTCATGGTTACAGTGGCCTCCCCTGCAGAAAATGAC TCTGCAATAGGTGGTGAAATGACCTCCACGGTGAAGCTGCCAGTGAAAGTGAAGATAGTCCCCACTCCTCCACGCAGTAAGAGGATTCTGTGGGACCAATACCACAACCTGCGCTACCCGCCTGGATACTTCCCCCGAGATAACCTGCGCATGAAGAATGATCCGCTTGACTG gaATGGTGACCATATTCATACTAACTTCAGAGACATGTATCAGCACCTTCGCAGCATGGGCTACTTTGTTGAGGTCTTGGGTGCACCAATCACATGCTTTGATGCCAGTCAATATG GAACCTTGCTGATGGTGGACAGCGAAGAGGAGTATTTCCCAGAAGAGATCACCAAGTTGAGGAGAGACATTGATAATGGCCTGTCTCTCATCATCTTCAGTGACTGGTACAACACATCAGTCATGAGAAAAGTCAAGTTCTATGATGAAAACACCAG ACAGTGGTGGATGCCGGACACAGGGGGCGCTAATGTGCCAGCTTTGAATGACCTGATCTCAGTGTGGGGAATGGCCTTCAGTGATGGCCTGTATGAGGGAGACTTCACCTTAGCAGATCATGACA tgtattatgcATCTGGGTGCAGCATTGCTCGTTTTCCCGAGGATGGGATTGTTATCGCTCAGACATTGAAAGATCAAG GTCTGGAGGTCTTGAAGCAAGAGACTGCAGTGGTGGAAAATGTGCCTGTGCTTGGACTGTACCAAACGCCCTCTGATGGGGGAGGTCGCATTGCACTCTATGGAGACTCCAACTGCATTGATGATAGTCACAGGCAGAAAG ACTGTTTTTGGCTGCTGGATGCTCTGCTTCAGTACACTTCCTACAGCATGACTCCGCCCAGCCTCACCCACTCAAAAAACAGAATGGTTCCCCCTACAGGCATAGAGAGGCCATTACCACAGAGATTAGAAG GGAATCACTTGTACCGTTACTCCAAAGTGCTGGAGGCTCATCTGGGTGATCCCAAGCCTCGTCCTCTTCCTGCATGCCCTCATCTGTCTTGGGCCAAACCTCAGCCACTAAATGAGACTGCTCCTAG CAATCTGTGGAAGCACCAGAAGCTTCTGTCAGTGGACATGGACAAGGTTGTTCTGCCTAACGTCAGGCCTTATCGGCCTCAGGTTAGACCCCTGTCTCCTGGCGAAAGTGGAGCCTGGGACATTCCTGGAG GAATAATGCCTGGACGCTATAATCAAGAGGTGGGACAGACCATCCCGATGTTTGCCTTTCTTGGTGCCATGGTTGTGCTTTCCTTCTTTGTAGTGCAATTGACCAAAGCCAAGAGCAAACCCAAACGCAGGAAACCCAGAGTGAAACGGCCACTTTACCTtcaacaacagcaacagcaaACCCCTCACTCAGGCAAAAACCCCACCGTATGA